A stretch of the Planktothricoides raciborskii GIHE-MW2 genome encodes the following:
- a CDS encoding SufE family protein yields the protein MTDIFTASNYPALERIVQRFQRLSEPKQKYEQLIYYAKRLPKFSEIDRIPENKVPGCTSLVYITAKLDQGKVVFQGDADSQIVKGLVGVLVEGLSGLTPAQIGQISPDFIVDTGLNISLTPSRTNGFYQILQMMKIKASCL from the coding sequence ATGACAGATATTTTTACTGCTTCTAATTATCCGGCTTTAGAGCGAATTGTCCAACGGTTTCAACGGCTTTCTGAACCCAAGCAAAAATATGAACAACTAATTTATTATGCCAAGCGTCTGCCTAAATTTTCGGAAATTGATAGAATTCCAGAAAACAAGGTTCCGGGATGTACTTCTCTGGTTTATATCACCGCCAAACTTGACCAGGGAAAAGTTGTATTTCAAGGAGATGCTGACTCGCAGATTGTTAAAGGATTAGTAGGCGTATTAGTTGAAGGATTAAGCGGATTAACCCCAGCGCAAATAGGGCAAATTTCCCCAGATTTTATTGTGGATACGGGGTTAAATATCAGCTTAACTCCTTCTCGGACTAACGGATTTTATCAAATTCTGCAAATGATGAAAATCAAAGCGTCATGTCTGTAG
- a CDS encoding FAD/NAD(P)-binding protein, with protein sequence MTNKIDLAIVGGGPHALTLVTHLLQKRPGMRNRFLVFDPNSRWMYQWQQQFAALEIPHLRSPAVHHPDPDPYGLRRFAESRPNELFSPYDLPGTQLFWDFCNDTIKRWQLEDKFVQTAITSIGVIDQKKEKKDNFPQRYRRYKFCLQHSNGEETIARRVVLATGGGSVNLPDWVAQIPPNYPPDRLLHSQQIDLRSLNSAGEKIAGEKILVIGGGLTCGHLAVGAMNKGAKVMLMYRRRLQEKLFDADPGWLGPKYLKGFFHQDWFTRFRLIQSARNGGSLTPAIMLQLNRRQREGNLEIYQECQIVKASWQGDRWQVLCDDGNHYECDRIWLGTGTRLDALTHPLLREIFANFPTEMIHGLPVLDRHLRIPGLPLFLMGSLAALQVGPVARNLSGARMASQKIVDGL encoded by the coding sequence ATGACAAATAAAATTGATCTAGCAATTGTTGGCGGTGGGCCTCATGCTTTAACCTTGGTGACTCACCTGCTGCAAAAACGTCCGGGAATGCGGAATAGATTTTTAGTTTTTGACCCTAATAGCCGTTGGATGTACCAATGGCAACAGCAATTTGCTGCTTTGGAAATTCCCCATTTGCGATCGCCTGCGGTTCACCATCCTGACCCAGATCCTTATGGGTTGCGTCGGTTTGCGGAGTCTCGTCCTAATGAATTATTTTCTCCTTATGACTTGCCCGGAACGCAACTATTTTGGGATTTTTGTAACGATACAATTAAACGCTGGCAATTAGAGGATAAATTTGTCCAGACAGCGATTACCTCTATCGGTGTTATCGACCAAAAAAAAGAAAAAAAAGATAATTTTCCTCAGCGGTATCGTCGCTATAAATTTTGTTTACAACATTCAAATGGAGAGGAGACGATCGCCCGTCGAGTGGTCTTAGCTACTGGGGGAGGATCGGTCAATTTACCCGACTGGGTGGCACAAATTCCGCCCAACTATCCCCCAGATAGACTATTGCATTCCCAGCAAATTGATTTGCGTTCGCTGAACTCAGCCGGGGAAAAAATAGCCGGGGAAAAAATATTAGTTATTGGCGGGGGTTTAACCTGCGGACATTTAGCTGTAGGCGCTATGAATAAAGGAGCGAAGGTGATGTTAATGTATCGCCGTCGCTTACAAGAAAAATTATTTGATGCTGACCCCGGATGGCTTGGCCCTAAATATTTAAAAGGATTTTTTCATCAAGATTGGTTCACCCGATTTCGGTTAATTCAATCCGCCCGAAATGGCGGTTCTTTAACTCCGGCAATTATGCTGCAACTCAATCGCAGACAGCGGGAAGGCAACCTAGAAATTTATCAAGAATGTCAGATTGTCAAAGCTTCATGGCAGGGCGATCGCTGGCAAGTTCTTTGTGACGATGGCAATCACTATGAATGCGATCGCATTTGGTTAGGCACCGGCACTCGCTTAGATGCCTTAACCCATCCATTACTCCGAGAAATTTTCGCCAATTTTCCCACAGAAATGATTCACGGTTTACCCGTACTCGATAGACATTTACGCATCCCTGGTTTACCCCTATTCTTAATGGGAAGTTTAGCCGCATTGCAAGTCGGCCCCGTCGCCCGCAACTTATCAGGAGCAAGAATGGCTAGTCAAAAAATTGTTGATGGTTTGTGA
- a CDS encoding metal ABC transporter solute-binding protein, Zn/Mn family, with translation MLQSVKLKTLASLAMGMSLAGCAIASQRPEATETVVTEPPAIAQNLPEVVATTSVICDLTRQLAAETINLNCLVAAGEDPHLYQPLPEDRKAIDRANLILYGGYDFEPSLIRLVKATKNQAPKIAVHEAAVPNPIIGQPHAHGNHEEQEKEEHDHEKTEKHSAGETAPDPHVWHNAENGIRMVAVISEALKNLSPSHTSLYESNAAKIKNELTQIHRWIGESIATIPPAQRQLVTTHDALGYYVQAYGLKFEGALSGLSTEEAPTASRIGELVQQIKSARVPTIFAESSVNPRLIEQVAKEANVKVSEKKLYADGLGKAGTQAGTYQKMLKLNTEAIVQGLGGQDQAFQLKQ, from the coding sequence GTGTTACAAAGCGTTAAACTCAAAACCCTGGCGAGTTTGGCGATGGGGATGAGCTTGGCGGGCTGTGCGATCGCTTCCCAAAGACCAGAAGCCACAGAAACCGTTGTCACCGAGCCACCAGCGATCGCCCAAAATCTCCCTGAAGTGGTGGCGACAACCAGCGTGATTTGTGATTTAACTCGACAATTAGCCGCTGAAACCATCAATCTGAATTGTTTAGTGGCAGCCGGTGAAGACCCCCACCTTTATCAACCATTACCAGAAGATCGCAAAGCGATCGATCGCGCCAACCTGATTTTATATGGGGGTTATGACTTTGAACCGAGTTTAATTCGCTTAGTCAAAGCAACCAAAAATCAAGCACCCAAAATAGCCGTCCATGAGGCGGCAGTTCCTAACCCAATCATCGGCCAACCTCACGCTCATGGAAACCATGAGGAACAAGAGAAAGAAGAACATGACCATGAAAAAACAGAAAAACATTCTGCCGGGGAAACTGCACCAGATCCGCACGTTTGGCACAATGCAGAAAATGGAATTCGCATGGTAGCAGTGATTTCGGAGGCTTTAAAAAATTTGTCACCGAGTCATACTTCATTGTATGAAAGTAACGCTGCAAAAATTAAAAATGAACTTACTCAAATTCATCGGTGGATTGGCGAGTCAATTGCCACCATTCCACCGGCACAAAGGCAGTTAGTTACTACCCATGACGCCCTGGGTTATTATGTTCAAGCTTACGGGCTAAAATTTGAAGGTGCTTTATCAGGATTAAGCACCGAAGAAGCCCCCACCGCATCCCGAATCGGGGAACTCGTCCAACAAATTAAATCAGCCAGAGTTCCGACAATTTTTGCCGAAAGTAGTGTTAATCCAAGATTAATCGAACAAGTTGCTAAAGAAGCTAATGTCAAAGTTTCTGAAAAGAAATTATATGCTGATGGATTGGGTAAAGCTGGCACTCAAGCAGGTACTTATCAGAAAATGTTGAAACTGAATACGGAAGCGATCGTCCAAGGCTTAGGCGGACAGGATCAAGCTTTTCAGTTAAAACAATAG
- a CDS encoding metal ABC transporter ATP-binding protein gives MLEVFHLAVNYQGVSAVEDVSFCLEPGQLVGVIGPNGAGKSTMVKAMLGLIPTSQGVVRYRQRSLKSQLAQVAYVPQRAQIDWDYPITVENVVMMARTRHTGWFRSPSRQSKEIVTAALERVGMWELRRRQIGELSGGQQQRVFLAQALAQEAELFFFDEPFVGVDKKTEAILFDVFEELKHQGKMLLVIGHELGEVTRKYDQFLLINKQLIAAGKPSEVITKENIQLAYGDGVILLQMRKEE, from the coding sequence ATGTTAGAGGTTTTTCATCTGGCTGTCAACTACCAAGGAGTCTCTGCGGTTGAGGATGTCAGCTTTTGCCTGGAACCGGGACAACTGGTGGGAGTTATTGGCCCAAATGGTGCAGGAAAAAGCACGATGGTGAAGGCGATGTTGGGTTTAATTCCCACGAGTCAAGGGGTTGTCCGATATCGGCAACGCTCCTTAAAATCCCAGTTGGCACAAGTGGCTTATGTCCCACAGCGAGCCCAAATCGATTGGGACTATCCCATCACCGTAGAAAATGTGGTAATGATGGCCCGAACTCGGCATACTGGGTGGTTTCGTTCTCCGTCTCGTCAGTCAAAAGAAATCGTCACAGCGGCTTTAGAACGAGTTGGGATGTGGGAATTGAGAAGACGACAAATTGGCGAGTTATCCGGGGGACAACAACAGCGCGTCTTTTTAGCTCAAGCATTGGCACAAGAGGCAGAGTTATTCTTTTTTGATGAACCCTTTGTGGGGGTGGATAAAAAAACTGAGGCGATCTTGTTTGATGTGTTTGAGGAACTGAAACACCAAGGGAAAATGTTACTGGTCATCGGCCATGAATTAGGAGAAGTCACTCGTAAATACGACCAATTTTTATTAATCAATAAGCAGCTAATTGCTGCGGGAAAACCATCAGAGGTGATTACGAAAGAAAATATTCAGTTAGCTTATGGGGATGGAGTAATTTTATTACAAATGAGGAAAGAGGAATGA
- a CDS encoding metal ABC transporter permease translates to MISLLIEPLQFEFMRHALLTAVMMGVICAVVGSYLIVQHMGLLGDVIAHAVLPGLAIAYYFGIDIFVGAFISGTLSTLIISVIQSQSRLKVDVAMALVFSGFLALGIMLITLMRSKIDLHSFLFGDILAVTSDDVGRTFWITLLILSCVKLFYKELLFYTFNPLGAQAIGLPVHWIHLGLVSAITLTIIASMQAVGVVLVVSLLVGPASTAYLLVKELHLMMGLGAMIGAIASVAGMYMSYYLNVPSGAAIVLAVSGLFILALLFSPSQGILTRPEIKKRRVKIIQKIKQII, encoded by the coding sequence ATGATTTCGTTGCTAATAGAACCGCTCCAGTTTGAGTTTATGCGTCATGCCTTGCTCACAGCGGTGATGATGGGAGTGATTTGTGCGGTGGTCGGCAGCTATTTAATTGTGCAACACATGGGATTACTAGGGGATGTGATTGCTCATGCGGTGTTGCCCGGATTGGCGATCGCCTACTATTTTGGCATCGATATTTTTGTAGGGGCTTTTATATCTGGCACCCTGAGCACTCTGATTATTTCCGTAATTCAATCTCAGTCTCGCTTAAAAGTTGATGTGGCAATGGCCTTAGTCTTTTCTGGGTTTTTAGCCTTGGGAATTATGCTGATTACCTTGATGAGAAGTAAAATTGACCTACATAGTTTTTTATTTGGCGATATTTTAGCGGTGACATCCGATGATGTGGGGCGAACTTTTTGGATTACTCTGTTAATTTTAAGCTGCGTCAAACTATTTTATAAAGAATTGCTATTTTATACCTTTAATCCTTTGGGTGCTCAAGCCATTGGCTTGCCGGTGCATTGGATTCATCTGGGATTAGTTTCTGCGATTACTTTAACGATTATCGCCAGTATGCAAGCAGTGGGGGTGGTGCTCGTAGTGTCTTTGCTGGTCGGACCTGCTAGTACCGCTTATTTATTAGTCAAAGAATTACATCTTATGATGGGATTAGGTGCGATGATTGGGGCGATCGCTAGTGTAGCCGGAATGTATATGAGTTACTATTTAAATGTGCCTTCGGGCGCGGCCATTGTCTTAGCAGTTTCGGGATTATTTATTCTGGCTTTATTATTCAGCCCTTCTCAGGGAATTTTGACTCGACCTGAAATCAAGAAGCGGCGAGTTAAAATTATCCAGAAAATAAAGCAGATCATATAG
- a CDS encoding Uma2 family endonuclease, whose product MIAAKDNSPQLTPEEYFLWEEQQIEKHEYIDGQVYAMSGGTVNHGRIAIRFTAMFDAHLEGSGCITGNSDIKVNIVETNDYTYPDASVTCDERDKTTTQYITYPCLIVEVLSDSTEAYDRGGKFRMYRKNPVLKDYLLVNYTRIEMDLYHKNDAGEWIIINYQAGDTVELKSINLSFPIEQVYRGLTLTP is encoded by the coding sequence ATGATTGCAGCCAAAGACAATTCCCCACAACTCACCCCTGAAGAGTATTTCCTTTGGGAAGAACAACAAATAGAAAAACATGAATATATTGATGGACAAGTCTATGCCATGAGTGGCGGCACCGTGAATCATGGCCGCATTGCCATCCGGTTTACCGCCATGTTCGACGCTCATTTAGAAGGTAGCGGTTGTATCACGGGCAATTCGGACATTAAGGTTAACATTGTCGAAACCAATGACTATACCTATCCGGATGCCAGTGTCACCTGCGACGAACGGGATAAGACCACGACTCAATACATCACCTATCCATGTTTAATTGTTGAGGTTTTATCAGATAGCACCGAAGCTTACGACCGAGGTGGCAAGTTTAGAATGTATCGCAAAAACCCCGTGTTAAAAGACTATTTATTAGTCAATTATACCCGAATCGAAATGGATTTATATCACAAAAATGATGCCGGTGAATGGATTATCATTAATTACCAAGCAGGAGATACCGTAGAACTAAAAAGTATTAACCTCAGTTTCCCCATTGAGCAAGTTTATCGCGGCCTGACCCTGACGCCATAG
- the cbiD gene encoding cobalt-precorrin-5B (C(1))-methyltransferase CbiD: MARTGYTLPVFAAAAAKAAFLHLQNPLETLSEVSLDLLPERAKIPVQQVANIDDNSALAITISDPGDNLDLTRNTPIWAYVKCQARESEPLILAAGEGLGKTAAGEAAIYQYARRLFDANLLPLIPENKTVTVSIILPEGRQLAQRTSNEAFGILAGLSLLGTSGISQPLSTEEHLAELREKLQIVVQKHQDLVFCIGSHGMNIAQQLGIPESAIAQTGNWIGPLLVEAGLRGANSVLLLGYQGKLIKLAGGIFNTSSHLADAKLEIISAAVVKSGGNLAAVAAVLGAKTADAANKILAEQGLESPVFSALAEAICEKAQGYVHKYGNVALKIGTVLFNRQGKIIAQSAIAPELIAQILPKIK, encoded by the coding sequence ATGGCTCGTACAGGTTATACACTGCCGGTTTTTGCGGCTGCGGCGGCAAAAGCAGCCTTTTTACACTTACAAAATCCTCTGGAAACTCTCTCAGAAGTCTCTCTGGATTTGCTACCAGAACGCGCTAAGATTCCCGTGCAACAAGTGGCTAATATTGACGACAATAGCGCTTTGGCAATTACGATTAGCGACCCCGGAGATAATTTAGATTTAACCCGGAATACGCCGATTTGGGCTTATGTGAAATGCCAAGCCCGTGAATCAGAACCACTGATTTTAGCCGCTGGGGAAGGCTTAGGCAAAACCGCCGCTGGAGAAGCGGCTATTTATCAATATGCTCGACGCTTATTTGATGCGAATTTGTTGCCTTTAATTCCTGAAAATAAAACAGTCACGGTATCAATTATTTTACCGGAAGGTCGTCAGTTAGCTCAACGCACTTCTAATGAAGCATTTGGTATTTTAGCCGGGCTATCTTTGTTGGGAACCAGTGGGATTTCTCAGCCTCTTTCTACCGAAGAACATTTGGCAGAATTGCGGGAAAAATTGCAAATTGTAGTCCAGAAACATCAGGATTTAGTGTTTTGTATTGGCAGTCATGGGATGAATATCGCTCAACAGTTAGGAATTCCCGAAAGCGCGATCGCCCAGACGGGAAACTGGATTGGCCCATTGTTAGTAGAAGCGGGGTTGCGGGGGGCTAATTCCGTGTTGTTACTCGGCTATCAAGGCAAGTTAATTAAGTTAGCTGGAGGGATTTTCAACACATCCAGTCATTTGGCAGATGCCAAGTTAGAAATTATTAGTGCGGCGGTGGTGAAATCTGGGGGCAATTTGGCCGCAGTAGCAGCGGTTTTAGGGGCAAAAACTGCTGATGCCGCGAATAAAATTTTAGCGGAACAGGGATTAGAGTCGCCGGTGTTTTCTGCTTTAGCTGAAGCCATTTGTGAAAAAGCCCAAGGATATGTACATAAATATGGCAATGTTGCCCTAAAAATTGGCACAGTGTTGTTTAATCGCCAAGGGAAAATTATTGCCCAAAGTGCGATTGCCCCTGAGTTAATTGCCCAAATATTGCCCAAAATAAAATAG